One genomic segment of Catalinimonas alkaloidigena includes these proteins:
- a CDS encoding alpha-L-fucosidase, with product MKTNTTTLFFLLIFSSILSGYTAYGQQKANSNDETPLYDGSWESLQKMPVPDWFNDGKIGIFIHWGPYSAIGYRKGGRGYAEHVPKLIYEDSAHYYDYLRKRWGAAPPEFGYKDIIPEFKAEKWKPEAWAKLFAEVGAKYVVFTAEHHDGWANWDSELTPWNAMDMGPKRDLVGDLGKAVHKYGLKYAPSYHRERHTSFFTTEKYVVKAEPRPDILEEIRRVPEAESLYGPFGFSKKAVDEYVARWKEIQTKYKPDFLWIDDIPIFTRDGNNAAQGLFKPEIKYLYDQCRLMITDFMNDGISRGQEVYVNNKGGNRNWPDGVGCLEKDNLKLKEIGPKWQSCTTFGTSFGYLENDQYKSPQEIITEMVEVISRNGNFLVNIGPRADGTIPEEQLALLHVMGDWLKVNGEAIYGTRYWKVNHQEAGKLAFTAKEKTLFAIALEKPRGDITLEATKDWSKHEVQSVRLLGSNAAIDWRMSPEGLVIKPPADLGKSRLAWAFEIKTSTKQYSPDAMQTDVEEALQGTKKVNLDGDH from the coding sequence GACGCCACTCTATGATGGAAGCTGGGAATCACTTCAAAAAATGCCGGTTCCTGATTGGTTTAATGATGGTAAAATAGGAATCTTTATTCACTGGGGGCCTTACAGCGCCATAGGGTATCGTAAGGGGGGAAGAGGCTATGCCGAACATGTTCCGAAACTTATTTACGAAGATTCTGCTCATTATTATGACTATCTGAGGAAGCGCTGGGGGGCTGCTCCACCTGAGTTTGGATACAAAGATATTATTCCCGAATTCAAAGCAGAGAAATGGAAGCCTGAAGCCTGGGCGAAACTCTTTGCTGAGGTAGGGGCTAAATATGTGGTGTTTACAGCAGAGCATCATGATGGCTGGGCCAACTGGGATTCAGAACTTACGCCCTGGAATGCCATGGACATGGGACCCAAAAGAGATTTGGTGGGTGATTTGGGTAAAGCTGTTCATAAATATGGCCTTAAGTATGCCCCTTCTTACCATAGAGAAAGACATACCAGTTTTTTTACCACAGAAAAGTACGTGGTTAAGGCCGAGCCACGTCCAGATATTCTTGAGGAAATCAGGCGAGTTCCGGAAGCAGAGTCACTCTACGGTCCGTTTGGTTTTAGCAAAAAAGCTGTGGATGAATACGTAGCTCGCTGGAAGGAAATACAAACGAAATACAAACCTGATTTTTTATGGATAGATGATATCCCCATATTCACACGTGACGGAAATAATGCGGCTCAGGGACTTTTTAAGCCGGAAATTAAATATCTGTACGATCAGTGCCGTCTTATGATCACAGACTTTATGAATGATGGAATAAGCAGAGGTCAGGAGGTTTATGTCAACAACAAAGGGGGAAATCGTAACTGGCCCGATGGTGTAGGTTGTTTAGAAAAAGACAATCTGAAGCTTAAAGAGATTGGGCCCAAGTGGCAAAGCTGTACGACCTTCGGAACTTCCTTCGGCTATCTTGAAAACGATCAGTACAAATCACCTCAGGAGATCATTACTGAAATGGTGGAGGTTATCTCCAGAAATGGAAATTTCTTAGTGAATATCGGCCCGCGAGCCGATGGTACTATACCTGAAGAGCAACTGGCATTATTGCATGTTATGGGTGACTGGCTGAAAGTTAATGGTGAGGCTATTTACGGAACCCGCTACTGGAAAGTCAACCACCAAGAAGCAGGGAAGCTGGCCTTCACAGCAAAAGAAAAAACACTGTTCGCTATCGCACTTGAAAAACCAAGGGGGGACATCACTCTAGAAGCTACCAAAGACTGGAGTAAGCATGAGGTGCAATCAGTAAGGCTACTTGGCTCAAATGCTGCAATAGATTGGCGCATGAGCCCTGAAGGTTTGGTGATAAAACCGCCGGCTGACCTTGGAAAAAGCAGGCTTGCCTGGGCTTTTGAGATCAAAACGAGCACAAAGCAGTATTCTCCCGATGCCATGCAAACAGATGTTGAAGAAGCCTTACAGGGAACTAAAAAAGTAAACCTGGATGGGGATCACTAA
- a CDS encoding right-handed parallel beta-helix repeat-containing protein codes for MKNLNSILYALLSVILISCSGVEIYVSNEGSDQNDGSENKPVATLQKAQELAREKAGEQEVNIYVKDGIYYLPNTLVFGPEDSGAEGKEITYQAVNEGKAIISGGSLLKLNWKPYKDGIYQAETPEGLNIDQVFINEKNQRMARYPNYDASRKTAAYQGFAADAFSKERAEGWADPTGGYIHAMHRNRWGGYHYRITGKNEEGEVTYEGGWQNNRQMGMHEEFRMVENIFEELDASGEWYHNAKTNMLYYYPPEGLNLKNAKVEIVRLRHLIEFEGTESEPVSYINLKGFVFRHAARTFMDTKEPMLRSDWTIYRGGAIKLTGTEHISILDSEFDQVGGNAIFFNNYNRDGLVKGCHIHDVGASGVCFVGDTNAVRNPLFEYNEINDLSKIDLRPGPKTNNYPANSTVEDCLIHGIGRTERQPAGVQIEMAQYITVKDVSIYDCARAGINIGDGAWGGHLIERCDVFNTVLETHDHGSFNSWGRDRFWRKDRPTSQKFVDKNPELPYLDAMATTTIRNSRWKCEHGWDIDLDDGSSNYEIYNNLLLHGGLKFREGFKRRAWNNVIINNGFHPHVWYNHSEDEFYGNIITGKHRAIGVPEKLSNGKRIDENLFYGNVTDAKDAFREFNWDLNSINGDPLFVDPENGDFRVKEGSPAFEIGFKNFPMDQFGVKKPSLKAIAETPEIPEVRNDGGGLAFGQKKKNDFVTFNWWGAKLKALEGEEFSAFGVAKSDGGLAVKEVQHDSPLQKAGLKAGDLILAVNKQPTKNRKMFQSVTANQKEGDLELTIVRNQAKATIRFIP; via the coding sequence ATGAAAAACCTAAACTCAATACTATATGCCCTTTTATCTGTAATACTTATTTCCTGTTCTGGAGTGGAGATCTATGTAAGCAATGAGGGAAGCGACCAGAATGATGGTTCCGAAAACAAGCCTGTGGCCACATTGCAAAAAGCTCAGGAACTTGCCCGGGAGAAAGCAGGGGAACAGGAGGTTAATATTTATGTAAAAGATGGGATTTATTATCTGCCCAATACACTGGTGTTTGGACCAGAAGACTCTGGTGCCGAAGGTAAAGAAATTACTTATCAGGCCGTAAATGAAGGAAAGGCTATCATCAGCGGAGGCTCATTATTAAAACTCAACTGGAAACCGTACAAAGACGGTATTTATCAGGCAGAAACACCTGAAGGTCTAAACATTGATCAGGTATTTATCAATGAAAAGAACCAGCGTATGGCGCGCTATCCCAACTATGATGCAAGCAGGAAAACAGCAGCATACCAGGGATTTGCGGCGGATGCTTTTTCTAAAGAGAGAGCAGAGGGCTGGGCAGATCCGACAGGTGGCTACATCCATGCCATGCATAGAAATAGGTGGGGGGGCTATCATTACCGGATTACAGGAAAAAATGAAGAAGGTGAGGTGACATATGAGGGAGGTTGGCAAAATAATCGACAAATGGGCATGCATGAAGAATTTCGCATGGTCGAGAACATTTTTGAAGAACTGGATGCGTCCGGAGAGTGGTATCACAATGCTAAAACCAATATGCTGTATTACTATCCTCCTGAAGGCTTGAATTTAAAAAATGCAAAAGTAGAAATCGTTCGTCTAAGACACCTGATAGAATTTGAAGGTACTGAAAGTGAGCCTGTATCTTATATTAACTTAAAAGGATTTGTATTCAGGCATGCAGCAAGGACCTTCATGGATACCAAAGAACCCATGTTACGATCCGATTGGACGATTTATCGGGGTGGAGCCATCAAGCTTACTGGTACGGAGCATATTAGCATTTTAGATTCTGAGTTTGATCAGGTGGGCGGTAATGCCATTTTCTTTAACAATTACAACAGGGATGGATTGGTCAAAGGGTGTCATATTCATGATGTTGGAGCTAGTGGGGTTTGTTTCGTGGGAGACACTAATGCCGTAAGAAATCCACTTTTTGAATATAATGAAATAAACGACCTCTCAAAAATTGACCTGAGGCCAGGCCCCAAAACAAACAATTACCCGGCGAATTCTACTGTGGAGGATTGCCTGATACACGGAATTGGCAGAACAGAGAGACAACCGGCAGGGGTACAGATAGAAATGGCGCAATACATTACTGTGAAGGATGTGTCCATCTACGATTGTGCTCGTGCGGGAATTAACATTGGAGATGGTGCATGGGGCGGTCACCTGATCGAAAGATGTGACGTGTTCAATACCGTATTGGAAACACATGACCATGGCTCGTTTAACTCATGGGGAAGGGACAGGTTTTGGAGAAAGGACAGGCCTACCTCCCAGAAATTCGTTGACAAAAATCCTGAGCTGCCCTACCTGGACGCTATGGCAACTACAACGATACGAAACAGTCGCTGGAAGTGCGAGCACGGATGGGATATAGATCTGGACGATGGATCCAGCAACTATGAAATTTACAATAACCTACTCTTACACGGCGGCTTGAAGTTTAGAGAAGGCTTTAAAAGGAGAGCCTGGAACAACGTCATCATCAACAATGGCTTCCATCCGCATGTGTGGTACAATCATAGCGAAGATGAGTTTTACGGAAATATCATTACAGGTAAGCACCGGGCGATAGGGGTGCCTGAGAAGTTATCCAATGGTAAAAGAATAGACGAAAATCTGTTTTACGGAAATGTTACCGATGCAAAAGATGCTTTCAGGGAGTTTAACTGGGATCTCAATTCCATCAATGGAGATCCCTTATTTGTGGATCCTGAAAATGGTGATTTTAGAGTAAAAGAAGGATCCCCAGCTTTTGAAATTGGGTTTAAAAACTTTCCAATGGATCAGTTTGGTGTCAAGAAACCGAGTTTAAAGGCGATAGCGGAAACGCCAGAAATTCCGGAAGTAAGAAATGATGGAGGTGGATTGGCATTCGGACAAAAGAAAAAGAATGATTTTGTTACCTTCAACTGGTGGGGTGCAAAGTTGAAAGCGCTGGAAGGGGAAGAGTTCTCGGCTTTTGGGGTAGCCAAAAGTGATGGTGGTTTAGCAGTAAAAGAAGTTCAACATGACTCCCCTTTGCAAAAGGCAGGGCTTAAAGCCGGGGACTTGATTTTGGCAGTAAATAAACAGCCTACTAAAAACAGAAAAATGTTCCAGTCAGTAACAGCTAATCAAAAGGAAGGGGATTTGGAACTTACCATCGTAAGAAATCAGGCAAAAGCAACAATCAGATTTATACCGTAA
- a CDS encoding sulfatase, with translation MILATTRLSGYSERKEDKPNIIFIMADDLGWQDVGFMGSEWFETPNLNALATQSLVFNQAYMYPTCSPSRAALLTGKQSFRTQVYNVPVLEKKHAADQNIYSRWTVGKEHTLFSQPLREAGYRLVHLGKWHIVGPDPEMELATDYPFDEPLSQPPNGELSWLASHQSEEIQAYYPTGRGFHENIGGSWWGDPARGYKEGYKSESGGYKAPFKNPFILDIVTDEWLTDRLTDEAISFMDKNKDQPFFVNLHYYAPHRPTVVRDQQWMEKYLNKMPDSVTGQGTENLKEIVGYATMIQSLDENVGRIIDYLDEQGLRENTLIIFTSDNGFNGLQSTNKRLRGAKGQVYEGGLRVPALAHWEGVISPGTTDIPICGLDYFPTFLAVAGIGDYQGVLDGQSLMTIYKREEFPERPLFWHIASTYKNPPCSIIRRGKWKLIQFLNDGSVELYNLDEDLQESKNLAEEQAQITQELLAELISWRKENKVPLPNASILKF, from the coding sequence ATGATTTTGGCAACTACAAGGCTTTCTGGGTATTCGGAAAGGAAAGAGGATAAGCCCAACATCATTTTTATCATGGCGGATGATCTGGGCTGGCAGGATGTAGGCTTTATGGGTAGCGAGTGGTTTGAGACCCCAAACCTTAATGCTTTAGCTACTCAAAGTCTGGTCTTCAATCAGGCTTATATGTACCCCACCTGTTCGCCTTCCCGGGCGGCGCTACTTACCGGCAAACAGTCTTTCCGAACCCAGGTGTATAATGTACCTGTCTTGGAAAAGAAGCATGCAGCCGATCAAAACATCTATTCCCGCTGGACAGTCGGAAAGGAACATACGCTATTTTCGCAACCGCTGCGAGAAGCTGGTTATCGACTTGTTCATCTGGGTAAATGGCATATTGTTGGTCCCGATCCGGAGATGGAACTGGCAACTGACTACCCTTTTGATGAGCCGCTATCACAGCCGCCCAATGGTGAGCTTTCCTGGCTGGCCAGCCATCAGTCAGAGGAGATTCAGGCCTATTACCCGACAGGTAGAGGGTTTCATGAAAACATTGGAGGTAGCTGGTGGGGTGATCCGGCCCGGGGGTATAAGGAAGGCTATAAGTCCGAAAGTGGAGGGTATAAAGCTCCTTTTAAAAATCCTTTTATCCTCGACATAGTAACTGATGAATGGCTCACCGACCGGCTCACAGATGAAGCCATCAGCTTTATGGATAAAAACAAAGACCAGCCCTTTTTTGTGAACCTTCATTATTATGCTCCGCACCGGCCTACGGTGGTTAGAGATCAGCAGTGGATGGAGAAGTATCTCAACAAAATGCCTGATTCTGTAACGGGACAAGGTACTGAAAATCTTAAAGAAATCGTGGGCTACGCCACCATGATCCAGTCGCTGGATGAGAATGTCGGGCGTATCATTGATTACCTGGATGAACAGGGGTTGCGTGAAAATACGCTGATCATCTTTACTTCTGATAACGGATTCAACGGACTACAAAGTACTAATAAGCGCTTGCGAGGGGCAAAAGGTCAGGTTTATGAGGGAGGCTTGCGAGTTCCAGCCCTTGCCCATTGGGAGGGAGTCATTAGCCCGGGAACAACGGATATTCCGATCTGTGGCCTGGATTATTTCCCCACTTTCCTAGCCGTAGCGGGCATTGGGGATTATCAGGGAGTGCTGGATGGTCAAAGCCTGATGACTATTTATAAACGTGAAGAATTTCCTGAACGCCCACTTTTCTGGCACATAGCGAGCACTTATAAAAACCCTCCTTGCTCTATTATCCGAAGAGGGAAATGGAAACTTATACAGTTCCTGAATGACGGCAGCGTTGAATTGTATAATCTTGATGAAGATCTTCAAGAAAGTAAAAACCTTGCAGAAGAGCAGGCGCAGATCACCCAGGAATTATTAGCAGAACTTATTAGCTGGAGAAAGGAAAATAAGGTCCCGCTTCCCAATGCTTCTATACTGAAGTTTTAA